A single genomic interval of Desulfovibrio sp. harbors:
- the hisS gene encoding histidine--tRNA ligase: MSIARIKGFADMFPPDSDIFTRMENTARDVFSRYGFVELRTPIVEFTELFQRSIGEETDVVQKEMYTFPDRKGRSLTLRPEATAGVMRAYIESGLANREPVSRLFTTGPMFRYERPQKGRMRQFHQINCECLGSHSPYADADLISMLLRFLDALGLKDLTLKVNSLGCAECRPKFKEALLAYLQTVDSAALCPDCARRVNTNPLRVLDCKQPGCRAITDAAPKLLDYNCPECRAHFDTVLDLLGAEKLAYELDHRLVRGLDYYCRTTFEVVSGSIGAQAAVAGGGRYDGLVKSLGGPDTPGVGFAAGMERLALMMGEAGANPADFYLVAMDAQSRTQGYALAQNLRGAGLRGEMNFSEGGFKSLMRQAGKSGARYCLIMGPDEAAQNTVVIKNLESGEQTAVPQSEALHFLQTGTN; the protein is encoded by the coding sequence ATGAGCATTGCACGCATCAAGGGTTTCGCGGACATGTTTCCGCCGGACAGTGACATCTTCACCCGTATGGAAAATACCGCTCGGGATGTTTTCAGCCGGTACGGTTTTGTGGAACTGCGCACGCCCATTGTGGAATTTACCGAGCTTTTTCAGCGCTCCATTGGTGAAGAAACCGATGTGGTGCAAAAAGAAATGTATACCTTTCCCGACCGCAAGGGCAGGTCGCTGACCCTGCGGCCAGAGGCCACGGCGGGCGTCATGCGCGCCTATATTGAAAGCGGCCTCGCCAACAGGGAACCGGTAAGCCGCCTTTTCACCACCGGGCCCATGTTCCGCTATGAGCGCCCGCAGAAGGGGCGCATGCGGCAGTTCCACCAGATCAACTGCGAATGCCTTGGTTCGCACAGCCCCTATGCCGACGCCGACCTTATCAGCATGCTGCTGCGCTTTCTGGACGCCCTGGGCCTCAAGGATCTGACACTCAAGGTCAATTCCCTTGGCTGCGCCGAGTGCCGCCCCAAGTTCAAGGAGGCCCTGCTGGCCTATTTGCAAACCGTGGACAGCGCCGCTCTTTGCCCGGACTGCGCCCGCAGGGTCAACACCAATCCCCTGCGCGTGCTGGACTGCAAGCAGCCCGGCTGCCGCGCCATCACGGATGCGGCCCCCAAGCTGCTGGACTACAACTGCCCGGAGTGCCGCGCCCATTTTGACACGGTGCTGGATCTGCTCGGCGCGGAAAAGCTGGCCTATGAGCTTGATCACAGGCTGGTGCGCGGGCTGGACTACTATTGCCGTACCACCTTTGAGGTGGTAAGCGGCAGCATCGGCGCGCAGGCTGCCGTTGCGGGCGGTGGCCGTTATGACGGCCTTGTGAAGAGCCTTGGCGGCCCCGACACCCCGGGCGTGGGCTTTGCCGCGGGCATGGAGCGCCTGGCCCTCATGATGGGCGAAGCAGGCGCAAATCCGGCGGACTTCTATCTTGTGGCCATGGACGCTCAAAGCAGAACGCAGGGCTACGCCTTGGCCCAGAATCTGCGTGGGGCTGGCCTCAGGGGCGAAATGAATTTCAGCGAAGGCGGCTTTAAAAGCCTCATGCGTCAGGCTGGCAAGTCCGGCGCGCGCTACTGCCTTATCATGGGGCCTGATGAAGCGGCCCAGAACACAGTGGTCATAAAAAATCTGGAAAGCGGAGAGCAGACAGCCGTTCCGCAGTCTGAAGCACTACACTTTTTGCAAACGGGAACCAACTAA
- the aspS gene encoding aspartate--tRNA ligase, with protein sequence MAEQTPAQGQDVQQEHQKYIADLGQWHRTHNCGELTLANDGQDVCIMGWVQYRRDHGGLIFVDLRDRMGLTQVVFSPDAAPKAHENAHILRSEYVLAIKGRVRPRPEGMINPNMVTGQIEVVATEWKLLNTSKTPPFAIEDRCDAGENLRLTWRYLDLRRPRMQANLRLRHKVAQCVRRYLDDNSFVEVETPILTKSTPEGARDFLVPSRLNAGEFYALPQSPQLFKQLLMVAGMDRYFQIVRCFRDEDLRADRQPEFTQVDIEMSFADEETVMGMAEGLMARVFKDVMGKDIALPFPRMPWDEAMARYGVDKPDTRFGLELVNITDIVRGSGFKLFATAPLVKGMKVPGGEGMTRKEIDAFTEFVKIYGAQGLAWIKIKADEWQSPIAKFLSDEERKGIAEALDLKVGDIVFFQAGDPGMVNAALGNLRVHLAQHLKLIPEDSFNFLWVTDFPLFEYNDEEKRYVACHHPFTAPAPGHMEFMTSDPAKARARAYDMVLNGSEVGGGSIRIHSGEVQRRMFEALGFTPEQAESQFGFLIQALEQGAPPHGGLAFGLDRLIMLLAGASSIRDVIAFPKTQKATCLMTDAPAPVAAKQLRELGLRLREQPGDKPKTDKPGQEAKAE encoded by the coding sequence ATGGCGGAACAGACGCCCGCGCAGGGCCAGGACGTGCAGCAGGAGCATCAGAAGTACATCGCCGACCTTGGCCAGTGGCATCGCACCCACAATTGCGGTGAACTGACCCTTGCCAATGACGGGCAGGATGTCTGCATCATGGGCTGGGTACAGTACCGGCGCGACCACGGCGGCCTTATCTTTGTGGATCTGCGTGACCGCATGGGCCTTACCCAGGTGGTGTTCAGCCCTGACGCGGCCCCCAAGGCGCACGAAAACGCGCACATCCTGCGCTCGGAATACGTGCTCGCCATCAAGGGCAGGGTGCGCCCGCGCCCCGAGGGCATGATCAATCCCAATATGGTCACGGGCCAGATCGAAGTGGTGGCCACGGAATGGAAGCTGCTCAACACTTCCAAAACCCCGCCCTTCGCCATTGAAGACCGCTGCGACGCCGGTGAAAACCTGCGCCTGACCTGGCGCTATCTTGACCTGCGCCGTCCGCGCATGCAGGCCAATCTTCGCCTGCGCCACAAGGTGGCCCAGTGCGTGCGCCGCTATCTGGACGACAACAGCTTTGTTGAGGTGGAAACCCCCATCCTCACCAAGTCCACGCCCGAAGGCGCGCGTGACTTTCTGGTGCCCAGCCGTCTGAATGCCGGGGAATTCTACGCCCTGCCGCAGTCGCCCCAGCTCTTCAAGCAGCTGCTCATGGTGGCCGGCATGGATCGTTACTTCCAGATCGTGCGCTGCTTCCGTGACGAAGACCTGCGCGCCGACCGCCAGCCCGAGTTCACCCAGGTGGACATCGAAATGAGCTTTGCGGACGAGGAAACGGTCATGGGCATGGCTGAAGGCCTTATGGCCCGCGTGTTCAAGGACGTCATGGGCAAGGACATTGCGCTGCCCTTCCCGCGCATGCCCTGGGACGAAGCCATGGCCCGCTACGGCGTGGACAAGCCCGATACCCGCTTTGGCCTTGAACTTGTGAACATTACCGACATCGTGCGTGGTTCCGGCTTCAAGCTTTTTGCCACCGCGCCCCTGGTCAAGGGCATGAAGGTTCCCGGCGGCGAAGGCATGACCCGCAAGGAAATCGACGCCTTTACCGAGTTTGTCAAAATCTACGGCGCTCAGGGTCTGGCCTGGATCAAGATCAAGGCCGACGAGTGGCAGTCGCCCATTGCCAAGTTCCTTTCCGACGAGGAGCGCAAGGGCATTGCCGAAGCTCTGGATCTCAAGGTGGGCGATATCGTGTTCTTCCAGGCTGGGGATCCGGGCATGGTCAATGCGGCGCTGGGCAATTTGCGCGTGCACCTGGCCCAGCACCTCAAGCTCATTCCCGAGGACAGCTTCAACTTCCTCTGGGTCACGGACTTTCCGCTGTTTGAATACAATGATGAAGAAAAACGGTATGTTGCCTGCCACCATCCCTTCACGGCTCCGGCTCCCGGTCATATGGAATTCATGACCTCTGATCCGGCCAAGGCCCGCGCCCGCGCCTATGATATGGTGCTCAACGGCAGTGAAGTGGGCGGCGGCTCCATCCGCATACATTCGGGCGAGGTGCAGCGCCGCATGTTTGAAGCCCTTGGCTTTACGCCCGAGCAGGCCGAAAGCCAGTTCGGCTTCCTCATCCAGGCTCTGGAGCAGGGCGCTCCGCCGCACGGCGGCCTTGCCTTCGGCCTTGACCGCCTTATCATGTTGTTGGCAGGTGCAAGCAGCATCCGCGACGTTATCGCCTTCCCCAAAACGCAAAAAGCCACCTGCCTCATGACGGACGCGCCTGCGCCCGTGGCAGCCAAGCAACTGCGTGAACTGGGCCTGCGCCTGCGCGAACAGCCGGGCGACAAGCCCAAGACCGATAAACCCGGCCAAGAGGCAAAGGCGGAATAA
- the def gene encoding peptide deformylase yields MILDIVTYPDPRLKEVCEPVGEVTDEIRQFAADMLETMYEAPGVGLAAPQVGRNIRMLVMDPTAQKDERNPRVLINPVLTLSGEEVVSEQEGCLSVPMNYRADVKRMSKVHLSARDLDGNAIEEDLEEFPAIVMQHEYDHLDGVLFIDRISRLRRSLYDSKVKKWLKKKTAE; encoded by the coding sequence ATGATTCTTGATATTGTTACCTATCCTGACCCGCGCCTCAAAGAGGTGTGCGAGCCTGTGGGCGAGGTGACGGATGAAATCCGCCAGTTTGCCGCAGACATGCTCGAAACCATGTATGAAGCGCCCGGCGTGGGCCTTGCCGCTCCACAGGTGGGCCGCAATATCCGCATGCTTGTGATGGACCCCACCGCGCAGAAGGATGAGAGAAACCCCAGGGTGCTCATCAATCCCGTGCTGACCCTTTCTGGAGAGGAAGTGGTGAGCGAGCAGGAGGGCTGCCTTTCCGTGCCCATGAACTACCGGGCAGACGTGAAGCGCATGAGCAAGGTGCATCTGAGCGCGCGGGATCTGGACGGCAATGCTATCGAGGAAGATCTTGAGGAGTTCCCCGCCATTGTCATGCAGCACGAGTATGACCATCTGGACGGCGTCCTGTTTATTGACAGGATCAGCCGCCTGCGGCGCAGTCTGTATGACAGCAAGGTAAAAAAATGGCTCAAGAAAAAGACTGCCGAATAG
- the fmt gene encoding methionyl-tRNA formyltransferase — MAQEKDCRIVFMGTPDFAAASLKKLAAWPRARIVAVYTQPDRPAGRGHKLAMSAVKKLALELGIPVYQPASLKGAEAQAELAALKPDVLAVAAYGLILPDAVLAMPRLAPVNVHASVLPRLRGAAPIQRAVMEGWQSESRAGISIMRIGSRLDAGPVYAMSDTPIGEHTSGTLHDALAEMGADLLIKVLDDMLEGRAVAVEQDESLATHAAKLGKRDGFVDWAQTAAQVHAQIRGVTPKPGARTVLHLDAADDFAAQILPLIVSPGTVGEATAGEQAGTLRHDSQGLGVACADRWYMFGMVRPEGRKDMPVRDLLNGSLKNLPEGLCGHARQLEEPA, encoded by the coding sequence ATGGCTCAAGAAAAAGACTGCCGAATAGTCTTTATGGGTACGCCGGACTTTGCGGCCGCCAGCCTTAAAAAGCTGGCGGCCTGGCCGCGCGCCCGTATAGTGGCTGTGTATACGCAGCCCGACCGTCCGGCAGGGCGCGGCCACAAGCTTGCCATGTCGGCTGTAAAAAAACTGGCGCTTGAGCTGGGCATTCCCGTGTACCAGCCAGCCAGTCTCAAGGGTGCTGAGGCTCAGGCGGAACTTGCGGCCCTCAAGCCCGATGTGCTGGCCGTGGCCGCCTACGGCCTGATCCTGCCCGACGCCGTGCTTGCCATGCCCCGGCTTGCGCCGGTCAACGTACACGCCTCCGTGCTGCCCCGTCTGCGCGGTGCGGCGCCCATCCAGCGGGCGGTTATGGAAGGCTGGCAGTCGGAATCCCGCGCGGGCATCTCCATCATGCGCATTGGCAGCAGACTTGATGCGGGGCCTGTGTACGCCATGAGCGATACGCCCATTGGCGAGCACACCTCCGGCACCTTGCACGATGCCCTGGCCGAAATGGGGGCTGACCTTCTCATAAAGGTGCTGGATGACATGCTTGAGGGCAGGGCCGTGGCTGTGGAGCAGGATGAAAGCCTTGCCACCCACGCCGCCAAGCTTGGCAAGCGTGACGGTTTTGTGGACTGGGCGCAGACGGCGGCGCAGGTGCATGCGCAGATTCGCGGCGTAACGCCCAAGCCGGGCGCGCGTACTGTGCTGCATCTTGATGCGGCTGATGATTTTGCCGCCCAGATTCTGCCGCTGATTGTTTCACCTGGAACAGTGGGCGAGGCCACGGCGGGTGAACAAGCCGGCACCCTGCGTCATGACAGCCAGGGCCTTGGCGTTGCCTGCGCCGACCGCTGGTATATGTTCGGCATGGTTCGGCCCGAAGGCCGTAAGGACATGCCCGTGCGCGATTTGCTCAACGGCAGCCTCAAGAATCTTCCTGAGGGGCTCTGTGGTCACGCCCGGCAACTGGAAGAGCCTGCATAG
- a CDS encoding DUF116 domain-containing protein → MKLRKSPFSLPPDQYGGARKRTFIGLMLASSVVLCLGLAIFLILPWSDALSGVVWLERLSVVVALVCITALMWLSLMLVFHIYTGKALPGAGSVRHVTIRLYFPLMELLAKFVGIDRGSVRRSFIKVNNELVLSRRKTVEPHKLLLLLPHCVQRSACPHRLVHNADLCLRCGGCPVGALLDLRDKYGIRFAIATGGTIARRIVVQTRPDCIIAVACERDLTSGIQDSYPLPVFGVLNSRPKGPCLDTLVPMEALEDVIRLFLGLSDSLTPQPLLLWKR, encoded by the coding sequence ATGAAACTGCGTAAATCTCCTTTTTCTCTTCCTCCCGATCAGTATGGGGGCGCGCGAAAGCGCACCTTCATCGGGCTCATGCTGGCATCGAGTGTGGTTCTTTGTCTTGGCCTGGCCATCTTTCTTATCCTGCCCTGGTCTGACGCCCTGAGCGGTGTGGTCTGGCTCGAGCGGCTCAGTGTTGTGGTGGCCCTGGTGTGCATCACTGCCCTCATGTGGCTCAGCCTCATGCTGGTGTTTCATATCTATACCGGCAAGGCTCTGCCCGGCGCTGGCAGCGTGCGTCATGTGACCATACGGCTGTATTTTCCGCTTATGGAGTTGCTGGCCAAGTTTGTGGGCATTGACAGGGGCAGTGTGCGGCGCAGCTTCATCAAGGTGAACAACGAACTTGTGCTTTCGCGCCGTAAGACCGTCGAGCCGCACAAGCTGCTGCTGCTTTTGCCCCATTGCGTGCAGCGCTCCGCCTGTCCGCATCGGCTGGTTCATAATGCCGACTTGTGCCTGCGCTGCGGCGGATGTCCGGTCGGCGCGCTGCTCGATCTGCGCGACAAGTATGGGATCAGGTTTGCCATTGCCACAGGCGGAACCATCGCGCGGCGTATTGTGGTGCAGACCCGGCCCGACTGCATCATTGCCGTGGCCTGTGAACGTGACCTTACCTCAGGCATACAGGACAGCTACCCCCTGCCTGTCTTCGGCGTGCTCAACAGCCGCCCCAAGGGGCCGTGTCTTGACACCCTTGTGCCCATGGAAGCCCTTGAGGATGTCATTCGCCTCTTTCTTGGCCTCAGTGACAGCCTGACCCCGCAACCTCTGCTGTTATGGAAACGCTGA
- a CDS encoding transcription antitermination factor NusB, which yields MSKETKPGGLQLRGLPLNGRTAALRALLLVDQGMNAQQALAAVLDAPAARHEGAPLSGQDKALCTELVYGCLRTEIRLRYILSSVLSKPQGLPPAMRTVLALAVYGLLFQDKVPAHAVLHEAVDQVRRLFGQGLARVANGALRSLQRMGEEPLGQAFYVTKPKGKNGLAHGADADGFLGQCVFYSIPLWVGTLWRDAYGEQTALAQMRRAFERPYSALRINPAHLCAKELYAALAAGEVPSPPCGYSLSSAVPPGSFEPIGGSLQEQRALVRPQSVHQQAEIKDISMSRLGEPCASDAVVGKSVPVKIGRWGLAFAPGQMPRAVLGHDLRHWQALGAMSWQSAGSQTALLELGLDNWREPVWDACAGYGGKSMALMEWGVPVGLCTDRSAARLRGLPGQCALLNLPQPVCCLADAARPPVRAWHGHILVDAPCSGLGVLARRPDIRRREPQHLAELEGLQRSILKALAEYLQPGRELAYITCTLNPAENDQAVACILKSHKNLRLVRQWQTSHEHSWLEGMYGAVLRNEG from the coding sequence ATGAGCAAGGAGACAAAGCCGGGTGGGCTTCAGTTGCGAGGTTTGCCCCTCAACGGCCGTACCGCGGCCCTACGCGCCTTGCTGCTGGTGGATCAGGGCATGAACGCCCAGCAGGCCCTTGCGGCCGTGCTTGACGCGCCTGCGGCTCGTCATGAGGGTGCGCCTTTGTCTGGTCAGGACAAGGCGCTTTGTACCGAACTTGTGTACGGCTGCCTGCGTACTGAGATCAGGCTGCGTTACATCCTGTCGTCCGTGCTGTCCAAGCCGCAGGGCTTGCCGCCAGCTATGCGCACTGTCCTGGCTCTTGCCGTGTATGGCCTGCTGTTTCAGGACAAAGTGCCCGCGCACGCTGTCCTACATGAGGCTGTGGATCAGGTGCGTCGTCTTTTTGGCCAGGGTCTGGCCCGCGTCGCCAATGGCGCATTGCGCTCCCTGCAGCGCATGGGGGAGGAGCCTCTTGGACAAGCCTTTTATGTGACAAAGCCCAAGGGTAAGAATGGACTGGCTCACGGCGCGGATGCTGACGGTTTTTTGGGCCAATGTGTTTTTTATTCCATACCCTTGTGGGTAGGCACTCTGTGGCGCGACGCTTACGGGGAACAGACCGCGCTGGCGCAGATGCGCCGTGCCTTTGAAAGGCCGTATTCCGCATTGCGGATTAATCCTGCCCACCTTTGTGCCAAGGAATTGTATGCAGCGCTGGCTGCCGGGGAAGTACCTTCACCCCCGTGTGGGTATTCCCTGTCAAGTGCTGTCCCGCCCGGTTCCTTTGAACCGATTGGCGGTTCTTTGCAAGAGCAAAGGGCTTTGGTGCGGCCACAGTCTGTTCATCAACAGGCTGAAATTAAAGATATATCTATGTCTCGTCTGGGCGAGCCTTGTGCATCAGATGCTGTTGTCGGCAAGTCTGTTCCTGTAAAAATCGGGCGATGGGGGCTGGCCTTTGCGCCTGGGCAAATGCCCCGCGCTGTGCTTGGTCACGATCTGCGTCACTGGCAGGCCCTTGGGGCAATGAGCTGGCAATCCGCAGGATCGCAAACAGCTCTGCTGGAGCTTGGCCTGGACAACTGGCGTGAACCTGTGTGGGATGCCTGCGCAGGTTACGGCGGCAAGAGCATGGCTCTGATGGAGTGGGGCGTGCCTGTGGGCTTATGCACTGACCGTTCCGCCGCGCGGCTTCGCGGCCTGCCAGGGCAGTGCGCGCTCTTGAACCTGCCGCAGCCTGTCTGCTGCCTGGCTGATGCTGCCCGGCCGCCTGTACGCGCATGGCATGGCCATATTCTTGTGGATGCGCCCTGTTCCGGCCTGGGAGTTCTGGCCCGCAGACCAGACATCCGCAGGCGTGAACCGCAACATCTTGCTGAACTTGAAGGCCTGCAACGATCCATTCTAAAAGCGCTTGCGGAATATTTGCAGCCAGGCAGGGAACTGGCCTACATAACATGCACGCTTAACCCTGCCGAAAACGATCAGGCAGTGGCCTGCATCTTGAAATCACACAAGAATTTGCGCTTGGTGCGGCAGTGGCAGACAAGCCACGAGCATAGCTGGCTTGAAGGCATGTACGGCGCGGTGTTGCGTAATGAGGGATGA